A genomic region of Amphiura filiformis chromosome 6, Afil_fr2py, whole genome shotgun sequence contains the following coding sequences:
- the LOC140155260 gene encoding galanin receptor 2a-like, translating to MSETSFNYTTTFITATLLTEETIFVSTDNDTLVTDSTGFSTKEQILRAIYAIIGCLGILGNSTVCTVFLLRRKAFSSVTNMLILNQSIIDLLDSIVFLILRFGPEYMPVNILGEILCRFWYNEYVLWSLFVASTLNLVFVSLERYFATCHPVKHRVLFSAKVPKIGIPCVWLTGFMYQIYWVAVHVFGIETSWGGICYPLWRSRGIQIFMGIFLFSCEYLLPLTIMTFSYISIIMMLRRRTSGNRKTKVSAFGKAKKNVTITLCLVFVSYVVCWTPTEFTYLLFNMGYHYDFTSTTHDVIVVLVLCNMIVNPFIYGFKYEHFQKQFKKLFCTCCDKNRIGDTNLATVTVDPAGVDSDPNKAPDTASASAMPSTVASG from the coding sequence ATGTCTGAGACTAGTTTTAATTATACCACCACGTTTATCACAGCCACTCTATTGACAGAGGAAACAATATTTGTATCAACAGACAATGATACACTCGTAACAGACAGTACTGGATTTTCAACTAAAGAGCAAATTTTACGCGCTATTTACGCTATAATAGGATGCCTTGGTATACTTGGAAACAGCACTGTTTGTACAGTGTTTCTACTAAGACGAAAGGCCTTCAGTTCTGTCACGAACATGTTGATACTAAACCAATCCATAATAGATCTTTTAGATTCTATCGTTTTCCTGATTTTGCGATTTGGCCCAGAATATATGCCTGTAAACATATTAGGAGAAATATTGTGTCGCTTCTGGTATAACGAATACGTGTTATGGTCACTATTTGTCGCTTCGACACTCAATCTAGTATTTGTGTCATTAGAAAGGTACTTCGCCACCTGTCATCCAGTTAAACATCGGGTACTGTTTAGTGCAAAAGTACCCAAAATCGGGATTCCATGTGTGTGGCTAACAGGATTCATGTACCAAATCTACTGGGTAGCAGTTCATGTGTTTGGCATTGAAACTTCTTGGGGTGGAATCTGCTACCCATTGTGGCGAAGTAGAGGTATACAGATTTTTATGGGTATCTTTCTATTTTCCTGTGAATACTTACTACCATTAACAATAATGACTTTCTCCTACATAAGTATAATTATGATGCTAAGACGACGAACAAGTGGAAACAGAAAAACTAAAGTATCTGCCTTCGGGAAAGCTAAGAAAAATGTTACTATAACTTTATGTTTGGTTTTTGTATCGTATGTTGTTTGCTGGACACCAACAGAATTCACCTATCTATTATTCAATATGGGGTACCACTATGACTTTACAAGCACGACACATGATGTTATTGTCGTACTAGTGCTATGTAATATGATAGTAAACCCTTTCATTTATGGATTCAAATACGAACATTTTCAAAAACAGTTTAAAAAGTTATTTTGTACGTGTTGCGACAAAAATCGTATCGGTGACACCAACTTGGCTACTGTCACAGTAGACCCCGCGGGTGTAGATTCAGACCCAAACAAGGCGCCTGATACGGCGAGTGCATCGGCAATGCCATCAACTGTTGCGTCAGGATGA